A genomic region of Tissierella sp. contains the following coding sequences:
- a CDS encoding 3-oxoacid CoA-transferase subunit A, with protein MNKVISIDEAINHIKDGMTIMVGGFLGCGSPHRLMDALEKKGVKDLTLICNDSGFPEIGAGKLVVNKQIKKLIASHVGTNRETGNQMNSGEMEVVLVPQGTLAEQVRAGGAGLGGFLTPTGVGTIVEEGKEKMVIDGKTYLLEMPLRADVALIAGETVDEFGNIVYYGATRNFNSLMATAADIVIVEAEKVVKVGDLDPNDVVTSGIFVDYIVNGGDK; from the coding sequence ATGAATAAGGTTATTTCAATAGATGAAGCTATAAACCATATTAAAGATGGCATGACTATTATGGTTGGTGGATTCTTAGGATGTGGTAGCCCACATAGACTAATGGACGCACTAGAAAAGAAAGGTGTTAAAGACTTAACATTAATCTGTAATGACTCTGGATTTCCAGAGATAGGTGCTGGTAAACTTGTAGTAAACAAACAAATTAAAAAACTTATCGCTTCTCATGTTGGTACAAATCGTGAGACTGGTAATCAAATGAACTCAGGTGAAATGGAAGTAGTTCTTGTACCCCAAGGTACTCTTGCTGAGCAAGTAAGAGCTGGAGGAGCTGGCCTTGGCGGATTCTTAACACCAACAGGAGTAGGTACAATAGTTGAAGAAGGTAAAGAAAAGATGGTAATTGATGGAAAGACTTATCTTCTTGAAATGCCGCTTAGAGCTGATGTAGCATTGATAGCTGGAGAAACTGTAGATGAATTTGGCAATATCGTTTATTATGGTGCAACAAGAAACTTCAATTCTCTTATGGCAACTGCTGCTGATATTGTAATAGTAGAAGCTGAAAAGGTTGTAAAAGTAGGAGATCTTGATCCTAATGATGTTGTTACTTCAGGAATATTTGTAGACTACATTGTTAACGGAGGTGACAAATAA
- the atpF gene encoding F0F1 ATP synthase subunit B has protein sequence MIQVRTLPELSSMILAWAALFLLFLMLRHFLHKPVSKALSDRQEKIKSDIDGAKVLREEATALKDGYESKISHAKKESQEIIESARKRGEELKEGIVVEARKEAEAIISRARREIVREREVAFQDIKSQAGEMAVLIASKIMEEKINMDSQKGLIDKFIDEVGNSKWQS, from the coding sequence ATGATACAAGTTAGAACCTTACCAGAGCTTTCTTCTATGATCCTAGCTTGGGCTGCTTTGTTTTTACTCTTTTTAATGCTTAGGCATTTCCTACACAAGCCAGTTTCCAAGGCTTTAAGTGATAGACAGGAAAAAATCAAATCAGATATTGATGGAGCTAAGGTTTTGAGAGAAGAAGCTACAGCTCTAAAGGATGGTTATGAGTCAAAAATAAGCCATGCTAAAAAAGAAAGTCAAGAAATCATAGAATCTGCTAGAAAGCGTGGAGAGGAATTAAAGGAAGGTATTGTTGTTGAAGCTAGAAAAGAAGCTGAGGCCATAATCTCTAGAGCTAGACGAGAAATAGTTCGTGAAAGAGAAGTTGCTTTCCAAGATATTAAATCTCAAGCCGGAGAAATGGCGGTATTAATAGCCTCCAAAATCATGGAGGAGAAAATTAATATGGATAGTCAAAAAGGTTTAATCGATAAATTTATTGATGAGGTAGGTAATTCAAAATGGCAAAGTTAG
- the atpE gene encoding ATP synthase F0 subunit C, producing the protein MIQGITSEAFILGCSAIGAGLAMIAGIGPGIGQGNAAGQGAAAVGRQPEAKGDITSTMLLGQAVAETTGIYGLVIAIILLFVRPLLTAYLALGL; encoded by the coding sequence ATGATACAAGGAATAACAAGTGAAGCTTTTATATTAGGATGCTCAGCAATAGGTGCAGGTCTTGCTATGATCGCAGGTATAGGTCCTGGAATTGGTCAAGGTAATGCAGCAGGTCAAGGTGCAGCAGCAGTAGGTAGACAACCAGAAGCTAAAGGTGATATTACTTCAACTATGCTTTTAGGTCAAGCAGTAGCAGAGACAACAGGTATTTACGGATTGGTTATTGCGATAATTTTACTATTCGTTAGACCACTATTAACAGCTTATTTAGCTCTAGGATTATAA
- the atpA gene encoding F0F1 ATP synthase subunit alpha, which yields MELRPEEISSIIKEQIKRYEKSLDMVDIGTVIQVGDGIARIHGLEGCMAGELVEFPGEVFGMALNLEEDNVGCVLLGSDKEIREGDVVKRTGRIVEVPVGDAMIGRVVNALGQPIDGKGAINTTKFSPIEKIAPGVITRKSVNQPLQTGIKAIDSMIPIGRGQRELIIGDRQTGKTAIAIDTIINQKGQDVICIYVAIGQKRSTVAQIVDTLEKRGAMDYSVVVSSTASELAPLQYIAPYAGVTIAEEFMANGKDVLIVYDDLSKHAIAYRAMSLLLRRPPGREAFPGDVFYLHSRLLERAARLDEKFGGGSITALPIIETLAGDISAYIPTNVISITDGQIFLETDLFFAGQRPPINSGLSVSRVGGSAQIKAMKKVAGRIKLELAQYRELAAFAQFGSELDKETKGVLDQGERMLQILKQPQYSPVSVEHQVVIFYAALNKYLTDIPVNRISAFEKEFLQFVDNSYPDIIEDIKTTKDLTDENVEKIKTAIAEFKKNFQ from the coding sequence ATGGAGTTAAGACCAGAAGAAATAAGTTCAATTATTAAGGAACAAATTAAAAGATATGAAAAATCATTAGATATGGTAGATATAGGTACTGTTATTCAGGTAGGAGACGGTATCGCTAGGATTCATGGCTTAGAAGGATGTATGGCTGGAGAACTAGTTGAGTTCCCAGGTGAAGTCTTTGGTATGGCATTAAACTTAGAGGAGGACAATGTAGGTTGTGTTCTTTTAGGTTCTGATAAGGAAATCAGAGAGGGAGATGTTGTAAAGAGAACTGGTAGAATTGTTGAAGTTCCAGTAGGAGATGCGATGATAGGTAGAGTTGTTAATGCCCTTGGTCAACCAATTGATGGTAAGGGTGCTATAAATACTACTAAATTTAGTCCTATTGAGAAAATTGCTCCAGGGGTTATTACAAGAAAGTCTGTTAACCAACCTTTGCAAACAGGTATTAAAGCAATAGACTCCATGATCCCAATAGGTAGGGGTCAAAGGGAACTTATTATCGGAGATAGACAAACTGGAAAGACGGCAATTGCCATTGATACAATTATCAATCAAAAAGGTCAAGATGTTATCTGTATCTATGTAGCCATAGGTCAAAAGAGATCTACAGTAGCTCAAATAGTTGATACACTTGAGAAACGCGGTGCAATGGATTACTCTGTAGTTGTATCATCTACAGCAAGTGAATTGGCACCTCTTCAATATATTGCTCCATATGCTGGTGTAACCATCGCTGAAGAATTTATGGCAAATGGGAAAGATGTACTAATAGTATACGATGATTTATCAAAGCATGCTATTGCATATAGAGCCATGTCTTTACTTTTAAGACGACCACCAGGAAGAGAAGCTTTCCCTGGAGATGTATTTTATCTTCACTCAAGACTTCTTGAGAGAGCTGCAAGACTAGATGAAAAATTTGGTGGAGGGTCTATTACTGCCCTGCCAATTATAGAAACACTAGCTGGAGATATTTCAGCATATATTCCAACTAATGTTATTTCTATCACTGATGGACAGATTTTCTTAGAGACAGATTTATTCTTTGCAGGTCAAAGACCACCAATTAACTCAGGACTTTCTGTTTCAAGAGTTGGAGGTTCTGCACAAATAAAGGCGATGAAAAAGGTTGCAGGGAGAATTAAGTTGGAACTTGCACAATATAGGGAGTTAGCAGCTTTTGCTCAATTTGGTTCAGAACTAGACAAGGAAACTAAAGGAGTACTTGATCAAGGAGAACGAATGCTTCAGATATTAAAGCAACCTCAATATAGTCCGGTATCTGTTGAACATCAAGTAGTTATATTTTATGCTGCGCTTAACAAATATCTTACAGATATTCCTGTAAATAGGATATCTGCCTTTGAAAAGGAATTCTTACAGTTTGTAGATAATAGCTATCCAGACATAATAGAAGATATTAAAACAACAAAAGATTTAACTGATGAAAATGTGGAGAAAATAAAAACAGCAATCG
- a CDS encoding AtpZ/AtpI family protein, translating to MKNKNYKDTLQNLGLISQIGLSVITPILLGVFFGQLIDKKLGLNGIFTIIFIILGAGAGFLNIFKLTVGLKNKRK from the coding sequence ATGAAGAATAAAAACTATAAGGATACCCTTCAAAATCTAGGATTAATTAGCCAAATTGGATTGTCTGTGATTACACCTATTCTACTAGGTGTTTTCTTTGGGCAGCTCATTGATAAGAAATTAGGTTTGAATGGTATCTTTACTATTATTTTCATTATTCTTGGTGCTGGTGCAGGGTTTTTAAATATATTTAAATTGACTGTGGGCCTAAAAAATAAGAGGAAGTGA
- a CDS encoding acetyl-CoA C-acetyltransferase, with amino-acid sequence MMREVVIVSAVRTPVGAFGGKFKDVPAVQLGTTVVKEALKRANVDPSLVDEVIFGNVLQAGLGQNVARQVSVGAGIPIEVPSFTINKVCGSGLKTVALAAQAILAGEADIVVAGGTENMSQAPYLLKSARWGQRMGNGAIEDYMVQDGLWDVFNDYHMGITAENIVEKYGLTREEQDNLALVSQNRAEEAVKNGRFKEEIVAIEIPQRKGDPIIVDTDEYPKFGTTIETLAKLRPAFKKDGTVTAGTSSGINDGAAALVVMSKEKADELGIKPLATIASYASAGVDPSIMGTGPIPATRKALAKANMTVEDLDLVEANEAFAAQALSVIKDLKLDTEKTNVNGGAIAIGHPIGASGARILVTLLHEMEKRDSKNGLATLCIGGGQGIALIVKR; translated from the coding sequence ATGATGAGAGAAGTAGTTATAGTATCAGCAGTTAGAACACCAGTAGGTGCTTTTGGTGGTAAATTTAAAGATGTTCCAGCAGTACAACTTGGTACTACAGTTGTAAAGGAAGCTTTGAAGAGAGCAAATGTAGATCCAAGCCTTGTTGACGAAGTAATCTTTGGAAATGTATTGCAAGCAGGATTAGGTCAAAACGTAGCTAGACAAGTATCCGTAGGTGCAGGAATCCCTATAGAAGTTCCTTCATTTACAATTAATAAGGTTTGTGGTTCAGGACTTAAAACTGTAGCATTGGCAGCTCAAGCTATTTTAGCAGGAGAAGCTGATATTGTAGTAGCAGGTGGTACAGAAAACATGAGCCAAGCTCCATATCTTTTAAAATCTGCTAGATGGGGACAAAGAATGGGTAATGGCGCTATTGAAGATTATATGGTACAAGACGGTTTATGGGATGTTTTCAATGATTATCATATGGGAATTACTGCAGAAAATATTGTAGAGAAATATGGTCTTACTCGTGAAGAACAAGATAATCTTGCGTTAGTTAGTCAAAACAGAGCAGAAGAAGCTGTTAAAAACGGCAGATTTAAAGAAGAAATCGTTGCTATTGAAATCCCTCAAAGAAAGGGAGATCCAATTATAGTAGATACAGATGAATATCCAAAGTTTGGTACTACTATTGAAACTTTGGCAAAACTTAGACCAGCGTTTAAAAAAGATGGTACTGTAACTGCAGGTACTTCTTCAGGTATTAATGACGGGGCAGCTGCATTAGTTGTAATGAGCAAAGAAAAGGCAGATGAACTTGGAATCAAACCATTAGCAACAATTGCATCATATGCTTCAGCAGGTGTAGACCCATCAATTATGGGAACTGGACCTATTCCAGCTACAAGAAAAGCTTTAGCTAAAGCTAACATGACTGTAGAAGACTTAGATCTAGTAGAAGCAAATGAAGCTTTTGCTGCTCAAGCATTATCAGTTATTAAAGACCTTAAATTAGATACAGAAAAAACAAATGTAAATGGTGGAGCTATTGCAATAGGTCATCCAATAGGAGCTTCAGGTGCAAGAATTTTAGTTACATTATTACACGAAATGGAAAAAAGAGATTCTAAAAATGGTTTAGCTACACTTTGTATAGGCGGAGGCCAAGGAATAGCACTGATAGTTAAAAGATAG
- a CDS encoding F0F1 ATP synthase subunit delta, translating to MAKLVGKRYALALFEAGIDTNKISIFDKELDYLKSIFTSEPKLLQILHHPKISKKEKHSLIDELFKDKISTEMVNFLYVLIDKRREAHILEIIDSYKELFNEHENIVRVVAVTAVPMEEKAKSKLMTILMNKLDKKIELTNNVDSTIIGGVLLKVENKLVDGTVRGQLEAIGKAISGATN from the coding sequence ATGGCAAAGTTAGTTGGTAAAAGATATGCTTTAGCATTATTTGAAGCTGGAATTGATACTAACAAGATTTCCATATTTGATAAAGAATTAGATTACCTAAAGTCAATATTTACTTCAGAACCAAAATTGCTTCAGATATTACATCATCCAAAGATTAGTAAAAAAGAAAAACATTCTTTAATAGATGAACTTTTCAAAGATAAGATATCCACTGAAATGGTGAATTTCCTATATGTTTTAATTGATAAAAGACGAGAAGCTCATATTTTGGAGATAATAGATAGTTATAAAGAATTATTTAATGAACATGAAAATATTGTTAGAGTTGTTGCTGTAACAGCAGTACCTATGGAAGAAAAAGCTAAGTCTAAACTTATGACAATTCTTATGAATAAGTTAGACAAGAAAATTGAACTAACCAATAATGTGGATAGTACTATTATTGGAGGAGTTTTATTAAAGGTTGAAAACAAACTTGTAGATGGCACTGTAAGAGGCCAACTAGAGGCTATAGGGAAAGCCATTAGTGGGGCGACAAACTAG
- a CDS encoding sigma 54-interacting transcriptional regulator, with protein MVDILTELRDSIDMIEDVLNYAYEGYVLVDPQGRIVKMNYEKLMGIKEEDAIGKHVEDIIENTRMHIVVNTGVKELRDVQRIQGHDMITNRIPIIKGDKIIGAVGTVLFKDISEVKELAHQLLDLQSKINKYKGEIERIEGSKYSFDRIITVNPKMNYLKKVGRMAAETNSTVLITGESGTGKELFAHAIHRASYRKGGGFIPINCAAIPRDLLESELFGYDSGAFTGAKKEGKQGKFEIASGGTIFLDEIGTMPLDMQAKLLRVLEAKEFERIGGNKKIGLDARIIAATNENIEEQIKAGKFREDLYYRLNVVSIEIPPLRDRLEDIDPLADNLLGYLVKEMNVGEKELTSSALKILKSYNWPGNARELRNVLERAINLSSSRFILPEHLPERLVKHKNYTTTAIEEIPLLKDAVRDAEIEVIRQAIILAKGNKSLAAEKLGIHRTALYKKLEKYEMKD; from the coding sequence GATATATTAACTGAGCTTAGGGATAGCATTGATATGATTGAGGATGTTTTAAACTATGCATATGAAGGGTATGTATTAGTTGACCCTCAAGGTAGAATTGTAAAGATGAATTATGAAAAGCTTATGGGAATAAAAGAAGAAGATGCAATAGGGAAGCATGTTGAAGATATTATCGAAAATACCCGTATGCATATCGTAGTTAATACAGGGGTAAAAGAACTTAGAGATGTCCAAAGAATCCAAGGGCACGATATGATTACTAACCGTATCCCTATAATTAAGGGAGACAAAATCATTGGAGCAGTTGGTACAGTGCTTTTTAAGGATATAAGTGAAGTAAAGGAATTAGCCCATCAACTCCTTGATTTACAATCTAAGATAAATAAATATAAGGGAGAAATCGAAAGGATTGAGGGAAGTAAATATTCTTTTGATAGGATTATTACAGTAAATCCCAAAATGAACTATCTGAAAAAGGTAGGGCGAATGGCAGCGGAAACAAATTCTACTGTCCTCATAACAGGTGAATCTGGTACTGGAAAGGAACTCTTTGCCCATGCCATTCATAGGGCTAGCTATAGAAAGGGTGGAGGTTTTATTCCCATAAATTGCGCTGCAATTCCTAGGGATTTGTTGGAATCTGAACTTTTTGGATATGATAGTGGTGCATTTACAGGGGCTAAGAAGGAAGGTAAGCAAGGCAAGTTTGAAATCGCTTCAGGAGGGACAATTTTTTTAGATGAGATTGGAACCATGCCATTGGATATGCAAGCTAAGCTTTTGAGGGTTTTAGAAGCTAAGGAATTTGAGCGAATAGGTGGAAATAAAAAGATTGGATTGGATGCTAGGATTATTGCAGCCACCAATGAGAATATTGAGGAACAAATAAAAGCAGGTAAGTTTAGGGAAGATTTATATTATAGGTTGAATGTGGTATCAATAGAAATTCCACCCCTTAGAGATAGATTGGAAGATATAGATCCCTTAGCTGATAATCTTCTAGGATATTTAGTTAAAGAGATGAATGTAGGAGAAAAGGAACTTACTTCCAGCGCTCTTAAAATATTAAAATCCTATAATTGGCCAGGGAATGCAAGAGAACTAAGAAATGTATTAGAAAGAGCAATAAATCTATCATCAAGTAGGTTTATATTACCTGAACATTTGCCTGAAAGACTTGTAAAACATAAGAATTACACTACGACTGCCATAGAAGAAATACCTTTGCTAAAGGATGCTGTTCGTGACGCCGAAATAGAGGTTATAAGACAAGCTATAATATTAGCAAAGGGAAATAAATCGTTGGCAGCAGAAAAATTAGGGATTCATCGGACCGCATTATATAAGAAACTTGAAAAGTATGAAATGAAAGATTAA
- a CDS encoding short-chain fatty acid transporter has protein sequence MFKKLTNVFVAIVQKYLPDAFLFAIFLTIITLALGTISTGQSLFTMINHWGNGVWALLAFSMQMALVLVTGHTLASSKPFKGTLRSLAKVAKTPTQAIFAVSLVSAIACWINWGFGLVIGALYAKELAKEVEDVDYRLLIASAYSGFLVWHGGISGSIPLTLATNAAANAAQTAGAITDIIPTTETIFSVLNLVISGILIFTLPLINRAMHPEKKFTVIVDKHLLVDKEEDDSFAKNDTPADKVENSKIVNIIVFAISMTYIVNHFITKGFDLNLNIVNLIFLTFGILFHQTPRRFIHAFGEAAKGAGPILLQFPFYAGIMGMMTGATPEGVSLAGQISNWFVSIATEKTFPLFTFWAAGIVNFFVPSGGGQWAVQAPIMMPAGLELGVPAAKTAMAIAWGDAWTNMIQPFWALPALGIAGLGARDIMGFCLMDLIYSGVVISLAFLFL, from the coding sequence ATGTTTAAAAAGTTAACAAATGTATTCGTAGCAATCGTTCAAAAGTATTTACCTGATGCATTCCTATTTGCAATTTTTCTAACAATCATTACATTAGCATTAGGTACAATATCTACAGGACAAAGCTTATTCACAATGATCAATCATTGGGGTAATGGAGTGTGGGCTTTACTAGCATTTTCAATGCAAATGGCATTAGTATTAGTTACTGGTCATACATTAGCTAGCTCTAAACCTTTCAAAGGCACTTTAAGAAGTTTAGCAAAGGTAGCAAAAACACCAACTCAAGCAATCTTTGCAGTTTCCTTAGTATCAGCTATTGCATGCTGGATTAACTGGGGTTTTGGTTTAGTTATTGGAGCATTGTATGCAAAGGAACTTGCAAAAGAGGTAGAAGATGTTGACTACAGACTTCTTATAGCGTCTGCTTACTCAGGATTTTTAGTTTGGCATGGAGGAATTTCAGGATCTATACCATTGACACTAGCAACTAATGCTGCTGCCAATGCTGCTCAAACAGCAGGAGCTATAACTGACATTATTCCAACAACAGAAACAATATTTTCAGTGTTAAACCTAGTAATTTCTGGTATCTTAATATTTACTTTGCCTTTAATTAACAGGGCAATGCATCCAGAGAAGAAGTTTACTGTAATAGTAGACAAGCATTTATTAGTAGATAAAGAAGAAGATGATTCTTTTGCTAAAAATGATACACCAGCTGATAAGGTTGAAAACAGCAAGATAGTTAATATTATTGTATTTGCAATTAGTATGACTTATATAGTAAATCACTTTATCACTAAGGGATTTGACTTAAACTTAAACATTGTAAATTTAATATTCCTAACATTTGGTATCTTATTCCACCAAACACCAAGGAGATTCATCCATGCTTTCGGTGAAGCTGCCAAGGGAGCAGGACCAATATTATTACAATTTCCATTTTATGCAGGTATTATGGGTATGATGACAGGTGCAACTCCTGAAGGAGTTAGTTTAGCAGGTCAGATATCCAATTGGTTCGTAAGTATAGCAACAGAAAAAACATTCCCACTATTTACTTTCTGGGCTGCAGGTATTGTTAATTTCTTCGTACCTTCAGGTGGTGGACAATGGGCAGTTCAAGCTCCTATTATGATGCCTGCTGGGTTAGAATTAGGTGTACCAGCTGCTAAAACAGCTATGGCTATTGCTTGGGGAGATGCTTGGACCAATATGATTCAACCGTTCTGGGCATTACCAGCTTTAGGTATTGCAGGACTTGGTGCTAGAGATATTATGGGATTCTGCTTAATGGACTTGATTTATTCAGGTGTAGTTATCTCATTAGCATTCCTGTTTTTATAA
- a CDS encoding 3-oxoacid CoA-transferase subunit B: MDKKEFIAKRVANELKDGDVVNLGIGLPTMVANHVPENISVYFQSENGFLGLGPAPEEGKEDPYIVNAGAQCVTILPGGIFFDSATSFGIIRGGHVDMTVLGALQVDEKGNLANWMIPGKMVPGMGGAMDLVTGAKKVIVAMEHTVKGNHKILKECNLPLTAAGQVNLIITEMGVMEVTEKGLLLKEINPEYTLEEVQAATEATLIIADDLVKMEI; the protein is encoded by the coding sequence ATGGATAAGAAAGAATTTATTGCTAAACGTGTAGCAAATGAATTAAAAGATGGAGACGTAGTTAACCTTGGTATTGGTTTACCAACTATGGTAGCTAACCATGTACCTGAAAATATAAGTGTTTACTTCCAATCAGAAAACGGATTCTTAGGTCTTGGACCTGCTCCTGAAGAAGGGAAAGAAGATCCTTATATAGTAAATGCTGGAGCTCAATGTGTAACTATTTTACCGGGGGGAATATTCTTCGACTCTGCGACTTCCTTTGGCATTATTCGTGGTGGCCACGTTGATATGACAGTACTTGGAGCACTTCAAGTAGACGAAAAAGGTAATTTAGCTAACTGGATGATCCCAGGAAAAATGGTACCAGGTATGGGTGGAGCTATGGACTTAGTTACAGGTGCAAAAAAGGTTATCGTAGCTATGGAACATACAGTAAAGGGAAATCACAAGATATTAAAAGAATGTAATCTTCCACTTACAGCTGCAGGCCAAGTAAATCTTATTATTACTGAAATGGGAGTTATGGAAGTAACTGAAAAAGGGCTACTTTTGAAAGAAATTAATCCAGAATATACTTTAGAGGAAGTACAAGCTGCTACAGAAGCAACATTAATAATTGCTGATGATTTAGTTAAAATGGAAATATAA
- a CDS encoding ATP synthase subunit I, giving the protein MNNHLVFKVVKRTAIVSLLIIGISAFAFKNPKPVILGYAFGGIISILGFKLLHNTINKAVNMTPGKATAYSTVHYMLRYFIYFIVLGVAALADYLNFPAAILGLLIVKFVILGSGIFDKDFQR; this is encoded by the coding sequence ATGAACAATCATTTAGTATTTAAAGTAGTTAAAAGAACAGCTATAGTTTCCTTACTTATTATAGGAATATCCGCCTTTGCTTTTAAAAATCCTAAGCCAGTTATACTTGGGTATGCATTTGGAGGGATTATTAGTATATTAGGCTTTAAATTGCTTCATAATACTATCAATAAGGCTGTAAATATGACACCTGGAAAGGCTACTGCTTATTCTACAGTACATTATATGTTGCGATACTTTATATACTTTATTGTTCTTGGAGTTGCAGCCTTAGCAGATTATCTCAACTTTCCAGCTGCTATTTTAGGGCTTTTGATAGTAAAATTTGTGATTTTGGGTTCAGGAATATTTGACAAAGATTTTCAAAGATAA
- the atpB gene encoding F0F1 ATP synthase subunit A, whose product MELLVRIFGREIIIPDTIVNMWVVVILLIIFALVVNSKIKKANVDEVPSNFLNVVEMLVEAVEGLVRSTMGPQNMQFAPYMLTLALFLAVANLFGLLGFSPPTSDYSVTLSLALVTFVLTQFWKIKNSGSIFKYLKGYTEPMAFLTPLNVIGDLANPISLSFRLFGNVMSGGIIMALLYQALGIFAPIIATPLHAYFDVFSGLLQTFIFIMLSMIFIGGREE is encoded by the coding sequence TTGGAACTATTAGTAAGAATCTTTGGAAGGGAAATCATTATACCCGACACTATCGTTAATATGTGGGTAGTTGTAATACTATTAATTATCTTTGCCTTAGTAGTTAATAGTAAAATTAAAAAGGCTAATGTAGATGAAGTACCATCGAATTTCCTAAATGTTGTAGAAATGTTGGTTGAAGCTGTAGAAGGATTAGTTAGAAGTACTATGGGGCCGCAAAATATGCAATTTGCACCATATATGCTTACTTTAGCGTTATTCTTAGCTGTAGCTAATTTATTTGGATTACTAGGTTTTTCACCACCTACATCTGATTATTCAGTTACCTTATCTTTAGCTTTAGTCACTTTTGTATTAACCCAATTCTGGAAAATAAAAAATTCAGGAAGTATCTTTAAGTATCTTAAAGGATATACGGAGCCTATGGCATTTTTAACTCCGCTGAATGTAATAGGTGACTTAGCTAATCCAATTTCATTATCTTTCCGTCTATTTGGAAATGTAATGAGTGGTGGTATTATTATGGCATTACTATACCAAGCATTGGGAATTTTTGCACCAATTATAGCAACTCCGTTACATGCTTATTTTGATGTGTTTTCTGGATTGCTACAAACTTTTATATTTATTATGTTATCTATGATATTCATAGGTGGTAGAGAAGAATAA